A window of Marinobacter salarius contains these coding sequences:
- a CDS encoding DUF4398 domain-containing protein, whose protein sequence is MSKHTSMLGAAGVISIAVIAGGCASSVERPDGELRSAESAIQQAVSSDARDFEPVLLNQAQNRVADAEEKINREQYLEASRLLEKAAVDAQLAGARSETAKARQAVDEVNRNIESLRKRIDERQ, encoded by the coding sequence ATGAGCAAGCATACTTCGATGTTAGGTGCTGCAGGTGTAATCAGCATCGCTGTCATTGCCGGAGGCTGCGCCAGTTCGGTTGAACGGCCGGATGGCGAACTCCGGTCCGCCGAGTCAGCCATTCAGCAGGCGGTATCGTCCGATGCCAGGGATTTTGAACCGGTACTCTTGAACCAGGCTCAGAACCGGGTTGCAGATGCCGAGGAAAAGATCAATCGCGAACAATACCTTGAAGCAAGCCGCCTACTTGAAAAGGCAGCTGTGGATGCGCAACTGGCCGGCGCTCGATCGGAAACCGCAAAAGCAAGACAAGCGGTTGATGAGGTCAATCGCAATATTGAGTCTCTTCGCAAGCGAATCGACGAACGCCAGTAA
- a CDS encoding DUF6279 family lipoprotein, with amino-acid sequence MIRIISIALLGLVLLAGCSSTKMAYRYADWGIVWWVDDYIPMTAEQESRLEQDIRGLRQWHCATELPRYSEWLAQLKSDVRSGDLSQSTVTHHQEQLLSFFSPLMERARPAATRLLSSLSDEQVQQLASNMEESQKELEDELLADNPEQTREARAERTVERVERWLGSLNDRQRDTVNAWSEGRGQQTKIWLEGRRNWQQALIDTLETRDSDDFSDRVHYLMSNYEEVRGERYQRMMSDSRAAMAGLMTDLLQQADQRHLDHLLEKAATMQGDFDTLACTNEGTGSLNG; translated from the coding sequence ATGATTCGGATTATTTCCATTGCGCTGCTCGGCCTCGTACTCCTCGCCGGCTGCAGCTCCACCAAGATGGCATATCGCTATGCGGACTGGGGCATCGTCTGGTGGGTGGACGACTACATACCCATGACCGCCGAACAGGAATCCCGGCTTGAGCAGGACATCCGTGGCCTCCGCCAATGGCATTGCGCCACTGAGTTGCCACGCTATTCCGAGTGGCTTGCCCAGCTTAAAAGCGATGTTCGCTCTGGCGACCTGAGTCAATCCACCGTCACCCACCACCAGGAACAGCTGCTCTCCTTTTTTTCCCCACTCATGGAACGCGCAAGACCGGCTGCCACACGCCTCCTATCAAGCCTCAGCGATGAACAGGTTCAACAATTGGCCAGCAATATGGAGGAGAGCCAAAAAGAGCTGGAAGACGAGCTCCTGGCAGACAACCCTGAACAGACCAGGGAAGCCAGGGCCGAGCGCACAGTGGAACGGGTTGAACGCTGGCTGGGGTCCCTCAACGATCGCCAACGTGACACGGTCAACGCCTGGTCGGAAGGCCGTGGCCAGCAGACGAAAATCTGGCTGGAGGGGCGTAGGAATTGGCAACAGGCGTTAATCGATACCCTGGAAACACGAGACAGCGACGACTTTTCGGATCGAGTCCACTACCTGATGAGCAACTACGAGGAAGTGCGAGGGGAACGATACCAGCGGATGATGTCGGACAGCCGGGCTGCCATGGCGGGCCTGATGACTGATCTACTGCAGCAGGCTGACCAGCGCCACCTTGACCACTTGCTGGAAAAGGCGGCAACCATGCAGGGCGATTTCGATACTCTCGCTTGCACCAACGAGGGTACGGGAAGCCTTAACGGCTAA
- a CDS encoding SDR family oxidoreductase, whose protein sequence is MSKQDLFDLSGKVALITGASRGIGESIARTLANYGAHVIVSSRKIDGCEAVASSIREAGGSAEAYACHIGEMDQIEDIWQHIESKHGKLDVLVNNAAANPYFGPIEDTDLGAYHKTVDVNIRGYFFMCARGAQIMKKNGGGSIINVASVNGVNPGHFQGIYSVTKAAVISMTKSFAMELGQQQIRVNALLPGLTDTKFASALTSNEAIKKQAMAHIPMKRVADPDEMAGTVLYLASDASSYTTGTCINVDGGYLTI, encoded by the coding sequence ATGAGTAAGCAAGACCTGTTTGATCTGAGTGGGAAAGTGGCCCTGATTACCGGCGCCAGCCGTGGTATCGGCGAGAGCATTGCCCGCACCCTGGCGAACTACGGCGCCCATGTGATTGTCAGCAGCCGCAAGATTGACGGTTGCGAGGCGGTTGCCAGTAGCATCCGCGAAGCCGGGGGCAGCGCCGAAGCCTATGCCTGCCACATTGGCGAAATGGATCAGATTGAAGACATCTGGCAACACATCGAATCGAAACACGGCAAGCTGGATGTTCTGGTGAACAACGCCGCAGCCAACCCCTATTTCGGCCCCATCGAAGACACGGATCTGGGGGCTTACCACAAGACGGTGGACGTGAACATTCGCGGCTATTTCTTCATGTGTGCCCGCGGCGCACAGATCATGAAGAAAAATGGCGGTGGGTCCATTATTAACGTGGCTTCTGTCAATGGCGTAAACCCTGGCCATTTTCAGGGTATCTATTCCGTCACCAAAGCAGCGGTGATATCCATGACAAAGTCCTTCGCCATGGAACTGGGGCAGCAGCAGATTCGGGTAAACGCCCTGTTGCCGGGGCTGACCGACACCAAGTTCGCCAGTGCGCTGACCAGCAACGAAGCCATCAAGAAGCAGGCGATGGCCCACATCCCCATGAAGCGGGTGGCAGACCCGGACGAAATGGCCGGCACGGTCCTTTACCTGGCGTCGGATGCTTCCAGCTATACCACAGGCACCTGCATTAATGTGGACGGCGGCTACCTGACGATCTGA
- a CDS encoding aldo/keto reductase, giving the protein MAHELTRRRFLAAMAAAGLSCRMPALMAAPKGNVTMNPIPSSGERLPAVGMGTWRTFNVGGDQYLIDQRTEVLKTFFDLGGTLVDCSPMYGSAAEVMGEALDTLNARDKLFSATKIWTGDGDATRQQDRESRRKWGIERFDLQQVHNLVAWQQHLATLQQMKADGDVRYIGITTSHGRRHGDFARIIETERLDFVQLTYNVLDREAEDRLLPLARERGIAVIVNRPFQGGRLFRRFQSETLPPWADEVGCRNWAEFFLKYILSHPAVTCAIPATTSVEHMKENMGALYGALPDEKQRRRMAAYVAGL; this is encoded by the coding sequence ATGGCGCACGAACTGACTCGACGGCGATTTCTGGCTGCCATGGCCGCGGCAGGTCTTTCATGTCGAATGCCTGCGCTGATGGCTGCTCCGAAGGGGAATGTGACCATGAATCCCATTCCTTCCTCCGGCGAACGATTGCCAGCCGTTGGCATGGGTACCTGGCGTACCTTCAATGTTGGCGGTGACCAGTACCTGATTGATCAGCGTACCGAGGTACTGAAAACCTTTTTCGACCTCGGTGGCACCCTGGTGGACTGCTCACCCATGTACGGCTCGGCGGCAGAGGTGATGGGTGAGGCGCTGGACACCCTCAATGCCCGTGACAAACTGTTTTCCGCCACCAAGATCTGGACCGGAGACGGTGATGCAACCCGGCAACAGGACCGGGAGTCCCGCAGGAAGTGGGGCATAGAGCGATTTGACCTGCAGCAGGTACACAACCTGGTGGCCTGGCAGCAACACCTGGCAACCCTCCAGCAAATGAAAGCCGATGGCGACGTTCGCTATATCGGCATCACCACCTCCCATGGCCGCAGGCACGGGGATTTCGCACGCATCATAGAGACGGAACGGCTGGACTTTGTGCAACTGACCTACAACGTGCTGGACAGAGAGGCGGAAGACCGACTGCTGCCTTTGGCGAGGGAACGCGGGATCGCCGTGATTGTGAACCGGCCTTTCCAGGGCGGGCGACTGTTCCGACGCTTCCAGTCCGAAACGCTGCCTCCCTGGGCCGATGAGGTGGGCTGCCGCAACTGGGCGGAGTTTTTCCTGAAGTACATCCTTTCCCACCCGGCGGTTACCTGTGCCATTCCGGCCACCACCAGCGTTGAGCATATGAAGGAGAACATGGGCGCCCTATACGGTGCTTTGCCGGATGAGAAACAACGTCGCCGAATGGCGGCCTATGTCGCAGGGCTGTGA
- a CDS encoding DUF6064 family protein gives METNWLSYSLSDFLMFGPEVFLRLYVRINQDIWPWQAVAVVMVIAIGALLVRGDAMARRGALLLVAAAWLLSGAGFLMHYYGPINLPAIWFGWAFVLQGALLTVAGLFWPWNAATNRPIWSRWLMGIGWIALMGLSPLIAVAQTGNGRAAALFAITPDVTALGAVPCMLLFPRRVRWLFLLLPLIWSLFSVATLWTLGTWVLAVIPGTTLVLAAMACFVSPRQARNPD, from the coding sequence ATGGAGACCAACTGGCTCAGCTATTCCCTGTCGGATTTCCTGATGTTCGGGCCGGAGGTGTTCCTTCGGCTCTATGTTCGTATCAATCAGGACATCTGGCCATGGCAGGCTGTTGCGGTGGTGATGGTGATCGCGATTGGCGCCTTACTGGTACGTGGGGACGCGATGGCCAGGCGTGGTGCACTGCTGCTGGTGGCCGCGGCGTGGCTATTGAGCGGGGCTGGCTTCCTGATGCATTACTACGGGCCGATTAATCTGCCGGCGATCTGGTTCGGCTGGGCCTTTGTCCTGCAGGGTGCATTACTGACGGTGGCGGGGCTGTTCTGGCCCTGGAACGCGGCAACGAACCGTCCGATATGGTCTCGCTGGCTGATGGGCATTGGCTGGATCGCATTGATGGGGTTGTCGCCTCTCATCGCCGTCGCTCAAACCGGCAATGGTCGGGCCGCGGCGCTGTTCGCCATTACGCCGGACGTCACCGCGCTGGGGGCAGTGCCCTGCATGCTGCTGTTTCCTCGCCGGGTGCGGTGGCTGTTTCTATTACTGCCACTGATATGGTCACTGTTCAGCGTGGCGACCCTTTGGACATTAGGCACCTGGGTGCTGGCGGTCATTCCGGGTACCACGCTGGTATTGGCGGCGATGGCCTGCTTCGTCAGTCCCAGGCAGGCGCGAAATCCGGATTAG
- a CDS encoding PQQ-dependent sugar dehydrogenase: MATLLALAGLAAAGPAFGQTFSSDKADFRLDTVAEGLEHPWSLAFLPDGSQLVTEREGRLRRIENGELQDKPIAGVPELVVSGQGGLLDVLLHPDFENNRTLFLSYAHKISRDGLTTRVARATLDGDRLSEVEVIFEALPRGNTSRHFAGRMEFDRDGNLYVAVGDRGEMDRAQATDDDAGGVHRLTVDGAPAPGNPFVDDPAVNDTFFTYGNRNIQGMTIHPQTGDIWSHEHGPRGGDEINIIRAGNNYGWPDVTYGIDYSGVPITSKTTMKGVTDPLHYWDPSIAPSGMAFYTGNEFPEWQGDLFVGALKMQKLVRLGIENGTVREEEDLLEDLGERIRDVRMGPDGALWLLTDADNGKVYRIIPAE, translated from the coding sequence ATGGCGACTCTACTGGCGTTGGCAGGACTGGCAGCGGCCGGGCCAGCCTTCGGGCAAACGTTCAGCTCGGACAAAGCCGACTTTCGTCTGGATACGGTCGCGGAAGGCCTGGAACATCCCTGGAGCCTTGCGTTTCTCCCCGATGGTTCACAGTTGGTGACCGAGCGCGAAGGCCGGCTACGCCGAATCGAGAATGGTGAATTGCAGGACAAGCCAATTGCCGGTGTTCCCGAGCTGGTGGTTTCCGGCCAGGGTGGCCTGCTGGATGTGCTCCTGCATCCGGACTTCGAAAACAATCGCACTCTGTTCCTGAGTTACGCCCATAAGATCAGCCGCGACGGGCTGACGACCAGAGTGGCTCGTGCAACGTTGGACGGCGACCGGCTGTCAGAGGTTGAAGTGATTTTCGAGGCCCTCCCCCGGGGCAACACCAGCCGGCATTTCGCGGGCCGCATGGAATTTGATCGCGATGGCAATCTGTACGTCGCGGTGGGCGACCGGGGTGAAATGGATCGTGCCCAGGCCACCGATGACGATGCCGGCGGCGTTCACCGCCTGACCGTTGACGGCGCCCCCGCGCCGGGCAACCCGTTTGTCGACGACCCGGCAGTGAATGACACCTTCTTCACCTACGGCAACCGCAACATTCAGGGCATGACCATTCACCCGCAAACAGGCGACATATGGAGCCATGAGCACGGCCCCAGGGGTGGAGACGAGATCAACATCATCCGTGCGGGCAACAACTACGGCTGGCCAGATGTCACCTATGGCATCGACTACTCCGGGGTGCCCATTACCAGCAAAACCACCATGAAAGGCGTGACAGACCCGCTGCACTATTGGGATCCGTCCATTGCTCCCTCGGGGATGGCATTCTATACCGGGAACGAATTCCCAGAGTGGCAGGGAGATCTGTTTGTAGGTGCCCTGAAAATGCAGAAGCTGGTGCGCCTGGGCATTGAGAACGGCACGGTCAGGGAAGAAGAGGATCTTCTGGAAGACCTGGGTGAACGCATCCGCGATGTGCGAATGGGCCCCGACGGTGCATTGTGGCTGTTGACGGACGCGGACAACGGCAAGGTCTATCGGATAATTCCGGCAGAATAG
- a CDS encoding phosphotransferase family protein, which yields MTQIDQAVDIREGEELDVAAVDRFMKQAIPDLEGQPQIRQYPGGASNLTYQVDYGDRSYVLRRPPFGHIAKSAHDMLREAKVMRALKPEFPYVPNIVAICDDHDILGCDFYVMERLKGIILRQDFPKDFELSEVDTRKLCLNVIDKLVDLHNVDAKATGLDKLGKGAGYVQRQIGGWSDRFRKAKTDDVGDFETVMGWLNDKMPDDVAQVVIHNDYRFDNVVLNQDNPFEVIGVLDWEMATIGDPLMDLGNSLAYWIEADDEGPFQMLRRQPTHQPGMLTRKEVVAYYAEKSGRKIDNFDFYEIYGLFRLAVIVQQIYYRFYHGQTKDKRFAAFGHAANYLEKRCQRLIEASDL from the coding sequence ATGACCCAGATCGACCAGGCTGTTGATATCCGCGAAGGTGAAGAGCTGGATGTTGCGGCCGTTGACCGCTTCATGAAGCAGGCCATCCCGGACCTGGAAGGCCAGCCGCAGATCAGACAGTACCCCGGTGGTGCATCCAATCTGACGTACCAGGTGGACTATGGCGATCGTTCCTACGTGTTGAGACGCCCGCCGTTTGGCCATATTGCCAAGTCTGCCCACGACATGCTGAGGGAAGCCAAGGTGATGCGGGCTCTCAAGCCCGAATTCCCGTATGTTCCGAACATCGTCGCCATCTGCGACGACCACGACATTCTGGGCTGCGATTTTTACGTCATGGAGCGCCTGAAAGGTATCATCCTGCGCCAGGATTTCCCCAAAGACTTTGAACTCAGCGAGGTGGATACCCGCAAGCTGTGCCTGAACGTCATCGACAAGCTGGTGGACCTGCACAATGTCGATGCCAAGGCTACCGGCCTGGACAAGCTGGGCAAGGGTGCCGGTTATGTGCAGCGCCAGATCGGTGGCTGGAGTGACCGCTTCCGCAAGGCGAAGACGGATGACGTGGGTGACTTTGAAACGGTGATGGGCTGGCTGAACGACAAGATGCCGGACGACGTTGCCCAGGTGGTCATTCACAACGACTACCGCTTCGACAATGTGGTGCTCAATCAGGACAACCCGTTCGAGGTGATTGGTGTTCTTGATTGGGAAATGGCGACCATCGGCGACCCGCTGATGGATCTGGGCAACAGCCTGGCCTATTGGATTGAGGCCGATGACGAAGGCCCGTTCCAGATGTTGCGTCGACAGCCGACCCACCAGCCGGGCATGCTGACCCGCAAGGAAGTGGTCGCTTACTACGCGGAGAAATCCGGCCGCAAGATCGACAACTTCGATTTCTACGAGATCTATGGTCTGTTCCGGCTGGCGGTGATTGTCCAGCAGATCTATTACCGTTTTTACCACGGCCAGACCAAAGACAAGCGATTCGCCGCCTTTGGGCATGCCGCGAACTACCTGGAAAAACGCTGTCAGCGACTGATCGAGGCGAGTGACCTGTAA
- a CDS encoding histidine phosphatase family protein: MATIYLIRHGQASFGKENYDQLSPRGWEQGRVLGRWLAGKVTPNAVFGGNMERHRETVEAIASGYGDALPDMQAVDGFNEFDHTQVVERLRPEWQDRERMARDLASFPKPARAFQQVFEEAMQRWVSGGHDHEYSESWAEFRQRVITSLEQLIEYADGGETLVSTSGGPIAVIAQHLLELSDRKALDMNSVIANTSVTRVLHSGARRSLAVFNNYSHLEAEDPSLVTFR; the protein is encoded by the coding sequence ATGGCAACGATCTATCTGATTCGCCACGGGCAGGCCAGTTTCGGCAAGGAAAACTATGACCAGCTTTCTCCTCGTGGCTGGGAGCAGGGGCGTGTCCTCGGCCGGTGGCTTGCAGGCAAGGTGACGCCCAACGCTGTTTTCGGCGGCAACATGGAGCGCCATCGGGAAACGGTAGAGGCGATCGCCAGTGGTTACGGTGATGCACTGCCAGACATGCAGGCGGTGGATGGCTTCAACGAGTTTGATCATACCCAGGTGGTGGAGCGTTTGCGCCCCGAGTGGCAAGACCGCGAACGCATGGCGCGAGATTTGGCGTCGTTCCCCAAGCCGGCAAGGGCATTTCAACAGGTGTTCGAGGAAGCCATGCAACGCTGGGTTAGTGGCGGGCATGATCATGAATACAGCGAAAGCTGGGCTGAGTTCCGTCAGCGGGTGATTACGTCGCTGGAGCAACTGATTGAGTATGCCGACGGTGGCGAGACCCTGGTATCCACATCCGGCGGCCCGATTGCCGTGATCGCCCAGCATCTTCTGGAACTGAGTGATCGCAAGGCCCTGGATATGAATTCCGTGATTGCCAATACCAGTGTTACCCGGGTTCTGCATTCCGGGGCCCGGCGCAGCCTGGCGGTGTTCAACAATTACAGTCACCTGGAAGCCGAAGATCCCTCCCTGGTGACCTTCCGATAA
- the dacB gene encoding D-alanyl-D-alanine carboxypeptidase/D-alanyl-D-alanine-endopeptidase, producing MLLKARRHLNTPRYGTIRQHGRVARGMVVSSMAAVLAVGSACAFASESAEAGGTNKTWSNQVRDYATESLNDEQALSLAAIPMNGPGIEQYINADALMSPGSIMKLVTTYAALEILGPTYHWDTSFYTDGELVGDTLNGNFYVDMGGDPKLTIERLWSTLNELRGMGISAINGNLVLDGDVFRLANGQPAFKDNGDNPHAPFLVQPSPYLSNLNLVHFQVRADERGTQAWSAPSLNDVVIDNRVTATAEAPCPARSHFTWEPLFHEDHRVTVQVSGELPQGCRTTAYLSLLPPEQYTASMIRSLLSDMGIDINGKSLLAKTPDDARLLLRTTSPDLVTMVRDINKWSSNVMARQLLLTIGAENRQEEEEDDRVTGIRVVHEWLQEKGVNTAGLVIENGAGLTRDGRITARQGAQILQHAWNSPFASDLMASMPLIAMDGTMARRLRNSGLDGKGRIKTGYLENVRSIAGFTRDDTDTTWAIVGMVNNDPAWNGQAVLDRIIYSLHYRPPTGTTLSRAQSGGTKIR from the coding sequence ATGTTGCTGAAGGCACGACGCCACCTGAACACGCCCCGTTATGGAACTATCCGCCAGCATGGTCGAGTGGCCCGTGGCATGGTGGTCTCCTCCATGGCTGCAGTCCTGGCAGTCGGGTCTGCCTGTGCATTTGCCTCGGAGTCAGCCGAGGCTGGTGGCACCAATAAGACCTGGAGCAACCAGGTGCGGGATTACGCCACCGAATCCCTGAACGACGAACAGGCGCTGAGCCTGGCGGCCATACCCATGAATGGGCCAGGCATTGAGCAATACATCAACGCGGATGCCTTGATGAGCCCTGGCTCTATCATGAAGCTGGTCACTACCTATGCGGCACTGGAAATCCTGGGGCCGACCTATCACTGGGACACCAGCTTCTACACCGATGGGGAGCTTGTTGGCGATACCCTCAACGGCAATTTCTACGTTGACATGGGCGGCGATCCCAAGCTGACCATTGAGCGCCTTTGGAGCACCCTGAACGAATTACGCGGCATGGGCATCAGTGCCATCAACGGCAACCTGGTGCTGGATGGCGACGTTTTCCGGCTGGCCAACGGTCAGCCGGCGTTTAAAGATAACGGCGACAACCCCCATGCGCCTTTTCTGGTGCAACCGTCGCCGTACCTGAGCAATCTCAACCTGGTGCATTTCCAAGTGCGTGCTGACGAGCGCGGTACCCAGGCCTGGAGTGCACCCTCGTTGAACGACGTGGTGATCGACAACCGCGTCACCGCTACTGCTGAGGCGCCCTGCCCCGCCCGCAGCCACTTTACCTGGGAGCCGCTTTTTCACGAGGATCACCGGGTTACCGTGCAGGTATCCGGCGAGTTGCCTCAGGGTTGCCGCACCACGGCCTACCTGTCGCTTCTGCCCCCCGAACAGTACACGGCATCCATGATACGTTCGCTGCTGTCAGACATGGGCATCGATATCAATGGCAAGAGCCTGCTTGCCAAAACACCTGACGACGCCCGACTGTTGCTTAGGACCACGTCTCCGGATCTGGTTACGATGGTTCGGGACATCAACAAGTGGAGCAGCAATGTTATGGCCCGACAGTTGCTACTGACCATTGGTGCAGAGAATCGCCAGGAAGAGGAGGAAGACGACCGTGTGACTGGTATTCGTGTGGTTCACGAATGGCTTCAGGAAAAAGGCGTTAATACCGCCGGCCTGGTGATTGAAAACGGCGCCGGCCTGACACGTGACGGCCGTATTACCGCACGCCAGGGTGCGCAGATTTTGCAGCACGCCTGGAACAGTCCTTTCGCATCGGACCTGATGGCCTCCATGCCGCTGATCGCGATGGATGGCACCATGGCCAGACGGCTGCGGAATTCCGGCCTGGACGGCAAAGGGCGCATCAAGACCGGTTACCTTGAAAACGTGCGCTCCATCGCAGGCTTCACCCGCGACGACACCGACACCACCTGGGCCATTGTCGGCATGGTCAACAACGACCCTGCCTGGAATGGTCAGGCCGTGCTGGACCGAATTATCTACTCCCTTCACTACCGTCCACCAACGGGAACCACGCTTTCCAGAGCTCAGTCCGGTGGAACCAAAATACGCTAA
- the dkgB gene encoding 2,5-didehydrogluconate reductase DkgB: protein MAFSTLPNIGMGTFRLKGNDARDAVKSALSLGYRHIDTAQMYGNESEVGDGITSSGIPRREVFLTTKVWHDQLQHSDVINSLHDSLSRLKTDHVDLTLIHWPSPDDAIPMEEYLGALRDAQREGLTTHIGLSNFTCAQMDKAKEVLGDTPIFTNQVEVHPFLANRKVVEHAQTLGITVTGYMPLAVGKVMDDETLARIGREHNASAAQIAIAWVASRGIVPIPSSTRPKHQKSNLDALNITLREDEIAEINSLDRGERIANPDFAPAWD from the coding sequence ATGGCATTCAGCACACTTCCGAACATCGGTATGGGCACATTCCGCCTGAAGGGAAACGACGCACGAGACGCCGTGAAGAGTGCCCTTTCCCTTGGCTACCGGCATATCGATACCGCCCAGATGTACGGGAATGAGTCTGAAGTGGGCGATGGCATTACCTCAAGCGGCATTCCACGACGGGAGGTTTTCCTGACGACAAAGGTGTGGCACGACCAGCTCCAGCACAGCGACGTGATCAACAGCCTGCACGACAGCCTGTCGCGCCTGAAGACCGACCACGTCGACCTCACGCTGATTCATTGGCCATCGCCAGACGACGCCATCCCCATGGAGGAATACCTGGGTGCGCTGCGCGACGCGCAACGCGAAGGGCTAACTACTCACATCGGGCTGTCCAACTTCACCTGCGCGCAAATGGACAAGGCCAAGGAAGTACTGGGTGACACACCGATTTTCACCAATCAGGTGGAAGTGCATCCGTTCCTGGCCAACCGCAAGGTGGTGGAGCATGCCCAGACGCTGGGCATTACCGTCACCGGTTACATGCCACTGGCCGTGGGCAAGGTAATGGACGATGAAACCCTGGCCCGCATTGGCCGCGAACACAATGCGTCCGCTGCGCAGATTGCCATTGCCTGGGTAGCCTCTAGAGGGATTGTGCCGATTCCGTCGTCAACCCGGCCCAAGCACCAGAAGTCCAACCTCGACGCGCTGAACATCACGCTCAGAGAGGATGAAATTGCGGAAATTAACAGTCTGGACCGTGGTGAGCGAATCGCTAATCCGGATTTCGCGCCTGCCTGGGACTGA
- a CDS encoding OmpA family protein produces MNKRNMTLGMAVSFSVLVAGCASTPQDNAKVDEARAAYEEISNDPNVARSGDRQLRSAREQLSRAETLLADGADIAEIEHAAYLANRHAQVAAEQGERAELQEQIDSAEARRKELELQMRADEAAQARREAKELRLQMEAMQAEQTDRGMVLTLGDVLFDLDKAELKSSGEATVRRLAEFMAEYENRRVRVEGYTDSTGEASYNQGLSERRAEAVRDTLVDMGISRSRVETKGFGEQFPVASNDTSGGRQQNRRVEIVISDEEGNIKAREN; encoded by the coding sequence ATGAACAAGCGCAACATGACTTTGGGTATGGCTGTGAGCTTTTCTGTCCTCGTGGCAGGGTGCGCCAGCACGCCCCAGGATAACGCAAAGGTCGATGAAGCACGGGCTGCCTATGAGGAGATCAGCAACGACCCGAACGTAGCCCGCAGTGGTGATCGCCAGTTGAGGAGCGCAAGGGAGCAATTGTCCCGCGCTGAAACTCTGCTCGCGGACGGTGCGGACATTGCCGAGATTGAGCACGCGGCTTATCTTGCCAACCGCCATGCGCAAGTAGCCGCTGAGCAGGGAGAGCGCGCTGAGCTGCAGGAGCAGATTGATTCCGCGGAAGCGCGTCGCAAGGAACTGGAATTGCAAATGCGCGCTGACGAAGCCGCACAGGCCAGGCGGGAAGCCAAAGAGCTTCGCCTGCAAATGGAAGCCATGCAGGCAGAGCAAACCGACCGGGGAATGGTGTTGACCCTCGGAGATGTGCTGTTCGATCTCGACAAGGCCGAACTGAAGTCTTCCGGTGAAGCCACTGTCAGACGACTGGCCGAGTTCATGGCCGAGTATGAAAACCGGCGTGTGCGGGTGGAAGGCTATACCGATAGCACCGGTGAGGCCTCCTACAATCAGGGGCTGTCCGAGCGTCGTGCGGAAGCCGTTCGCGATACCCTTGTCGATATGGGCATCAGCAGAAGCCGCGTTGAGACAAAAGGGTTCGGTGAGCAGTTCCCCGTTGCCAGCAATGACACCTCTGGCGGAAGGCAGCAAAATCGCCGGGTAGAGATTGTCATCTCCGACGAAGAGGGCAATATCAAAGCGCGGGAGAATTGA
- a CDS encoding GFA family protein has product MLTGQCLCGDIKLEYDGPLGPIALCHCSQCRRAHGSAFSASAPIQKIRTRFTAGEDLIREYESRPGKYRGFCPRCGSQLYSRVDAIPGILRLRVGVINEPLEKGPASHVYVGSKSDWFTITDDTPQFEKTERTNDPH; this is encoded by the coding sequence ATGCTGACAGGGCAATGCCTGTGCGGCGATATAAAACTTGAATACGACGGCCCTCTGGGGCCGATTGCCCTGTGCCACTGCAGCCAGTGCCGCCGGGCCCACGGCAGCGCATTTTCCGCCAGTGCGCCGATCCAGAAAATCCGCACCCGTTTTACGGCGGGTGAGGACCTGATCCGTGAATACGAGTCCCGGCCGGGAAAGTATCGTGGGTTCTGCCCCAGATGCGGTAGCCAGCTTTACAGCCGTGTGGATGCTATCCCCGGTATTCTGCGCCTGCGGGTGGGTGTGATCAATGAGCCCCTGGAAAAGGGGCCGGCGTCACACGTTTATGTGGGCTCCAAGTCGGACTGGTTCACCATCACCGACGATACCCCGCAGTTTGAGAAAACCGAGAGAACCAACGATCCTCACTGA